The Bacteroides fragilis NCTC 9343 genome includes the window GAAAATCCCCTCATTCATGCATTTACTTACTTCTGTCTGGTTTTACATTATTTTATTTTGTACAATCGGAGTTATTGTACTTCTCTACTATCTGATTCGTACGCTTTCTTTCTTTGAGAAAGTGAAAGGAGTTGTGCTTAATGTTTGTGAAGGAATTATGTCACTGCGTAATGTGAAGAATCTTCCGCTTTTTCTACTCTATAGTTTTTTGATATGGCTTAGCTATTTCCTGCATTTTTATTTCACTTTTTATTGTTTTGCTTTTACGGCACATTTGGGCTTACTTGCTGCATTGGTTATGTTTGTTGGAGGCACCTTTGCTGTAATTGTGCCTACTCCGAATGGAGCCGGTCCATGGCATTTTGCCGTTATTACCATGATGATGCTTTACGGAGTAAATGCGACGGATGCAGGGATTTTTGCACTAATTGTTCATGGCATCCAGACTCTGCTGGTTATTTTATTGGGTGTTTATGGATTGGTGACTATTTCTTTTTTACACCGGAAGTGACGGGGGTGGATTAAATATTGTATGTACCGAACGATATATATTTAATCTCTGAATCCGCTTTTTGAACTTTTTTTATTTGAATTTCTTCCGGTAATTCTTTCTTTTCCATTCTTTTTAGTAGCTTTGACCTTCAGAAATTGATTTAAAACCTATAAATAATTCATTTATGAGCACAATTCTTGATTTAGCTCCACAAAATGTATGGAAGCACTTTTATTCTTTGACACAGATTCCCCGGCCATCGGGACATATGGAAAAAATTACCGAATTTCTGGTAAACTTCGGTAATAGTCTTGGATTGAAAACTTTTGTGGATGATGCCGGTAATGTGATTATCCGTAAACCCGCCACTCCGGGGATGGAGAATCGTAAAGGAGTTATCCTTCAGGCACATATGGATATGGTTCCGCAGAAAAATAACGATACGGTTCACGATTTTGAGAAAGATCCGATCGAAACTTATATAGATGGTGAATGGGTAAAAGCGAAAGGTACTACATTGGGGGCCGATAATGGTTTGGGTGTAGCTGCTATCATGGCTGTTCTTGAAGATCAGAATCTAAAACACGGGCCATTGGAGGCTTTGATTACGAAAGATGAAGAAACGGGCATGTATGGTGCTTTTGGCTTAAAACCGGGTACGGTGAATGGCGAAATATTGCTTAATCTTGATTCTGAAGATGAAGGTGAACTTTATATTGGCTGTGCCGGTGGTATGGATGTAACAGCTTCTCTTGAATATAAGGAAGTTGCTCCGGAAGAAGGTGATATCGCTATTAGAGTGAATCTGAAAGGTCTTCGTGGAGGACATTCCGGATTGGAGATTAATCAGGGACGTGCCAATGCCAACAAATTGTTGGTACGTTTTATACGTGAGGCAGTAGCAACTTATGAAGCCCGCCTGGCAAGCTGGGAAGGCGGAAATATGCGGAATGCCATACCTCGCGAGGCACATGCTGTAGTGACTATTCCTGCTGAAAATGAAGAAGAATTGTTGGCTTTGGTGAAATATTGTGAAGATCTTTTCAATGAAGAGTTCAAAGCGATCGAAACTCCTATCAGCTTTACTGCAGAACGGGTAGAATTACCTGCAGGAGAAGTTCCTGAAGAAATCCAGGATAATCTGATCGATGCTATTTTTGCTTGCCAGAATGGTGTGATGCGTATGATTCCTACTATTCCCGATACCGTGGAAACCTCTTCAAATTTAGCTATCATCAATATTGGTGAAGGTAAAGCCTCTTTCAAAATCCTTGCGCGCAGTTCCAGTGACAGTATGAAGGAATGTCTGACTACCAGTTTGGAATGTTGTTTTTCTATGGCAGGTATGAAGGTAGAGATGACCGGAGGCTATTCCGGATGGCAACCCGATATTAATTCTCCGATTTTACATGCTATGAAGGAATCTTACAAGAAGCAGTTTGGTACAGAACCGGCAGTGAAAGTAATTCATGCCGGATTGGAATGTGGTATCATCGGAGCTATTATTCCTGGGTTGGATATGATTTCATTTGGGCCAACACTACGCTCTCCGCATTCTCCCGATGAAAGAGCTTTGATTCCGACAGTTCAAAAATTCTATGACTTTTTAATTGCTACTTTGGAGCAGACTCCAATGAAATAAATAAAGTCCATTGATAGTGAAAAGAGGTAAGCGTGGTGTAAACGCTTTCCTCTTTTCTTTTTAGTGTCTTTTCTACTTTTGAAAACTATCTTTCTTCCTGTCTACTTTATGACGGCCTGTCATTCGGATGTGAGATATTGTCAGTTGCAGCCTGTCTT containing:
- a CDS encoding aminoacyl-histidine dipeptidase, which translates into the protein MSTILDLAPQNVWKHFYSLTQIPRPSGHMEKITEFLVNFGNSLGLKTFVDDAGNVIIRKPATPGMENRKGVILQAHMDMVPQKNNDTVHDFEKDPIETYIDGEWVKAKGTTLGADNGLGVAAIMAVLEDQNLKHGPLEALITKDEETGMYGAFGLKPGTVNGEILLNLDSEDEGELYIGCAGGMDVTASLEYKEVAPEEGDIAIRVNLKGLRGGHSGLEINQGRANANKLLVRFIREAVATYEARLASWEGGNMRNAIPREAHAVVTIPAENEEELLALVKYCEDLFNEEFKAIETPISFTAERVELPAGEVPEEIQDNLIDAIFACQNGVMRMIPTIPDTVETSSNLAIINIGEGKASFKILARSSSDSMKECLTTSLECCFSMAGMKVEMTGGYSGWQPDINSPILHAMKESYKKQFGTEPAVKVIHAGLECGIIGAIIPGLDMISFGPTLRSPHSPDERALIPTVQKFYDFLIATLEQTPMK
- a CDS encoding lysylphosphatidylglycerol synthase transmembrane domain-containing protein; amino-acid sequence: MKNKELGMKKLIKKALKLILPLVLGGFILYWVYRDFDFVKATEVLQHGTNWWWMAFSLLFGIFAQVFRGWRWRQTLEPLGAFPRRRDCVDAIFISYAASLVVPRVGEVSRCGVLAKYDNVSFAKSLGTVVTERLVDTVTILLITGVTVLLQMPVFVTFLEQTGTKIPSFMHLLTSVWFYIILFCTIGVIVLLYYLIRTLSFFEKVKGVVLNVCEGIMSLRNVKNLPLFLLYSFLIWLSYFLHFYFTFYCFAFTAHLGLLAALVMFVGGTFAVIVPTPNGAGPWHFAVITMMMLYGVNATDAGIFALIVHGIQTLLVILLGVYGLVTISFLHRK